A DNA window from Legionella sp. MW5194 contains the following coding sequences:
- a CDS encoding fatty acid desaturase, producing the protein MIYGVLNLSFWGYVIATIVLTQITIAGVTIYLHRYQTHRALTLHPVVSHFFRFWLWLTTGMVTAQWVAIHRKHHATTDVEGDPHSPKVLGIKKVFWQGAELYRAASKDQEMIKKYSHGTPTDWVERNVYSRFSSKGILIMLLADLILFGIPGITIWAIQMMWIPLHAAGVVNGIGHYWGYRNFECPDAATNIFPWGFWIGGEELHNNHHTFASSAKFSVKWWEFDIGWFYIRCLSLLKLAKVKKLPPKLAMEEGKLHVDLETVKAVVSNRFQVMSYYYKRVVRPILKMEKRIHTENNSDKKLFQRAGRLLRLQDSLLSPRANTKLQALLASCEQLRLVYTYRQSLQNIWLKTASSQRELVDALQQWCKQAEESGLEVLKQFAQQMKGFVPKPVKI; encoded by the coding sequence ATGATTTATGGGGTTTTGAACCTTTCATTTTGGGGATATGTCATCGCGACCATCGTGTTAACGCAAATCACGATTGCCGGGGTTACCATCTATCTGCATCGCTATCAAACACACAGAGCATTGACCCTTCATCCTGTCGTCAGTCACTTCTTTCGTTTTTGGCTCTGGTTGACTACCGGGATGGTGACGGCCCAATGGGTAGCCATTCACCGCAAACACCACGCCACGACGGATGTCGAAGGCGACCCTCACAGTCCCAAAGTTCTTGGGATTAAAAAGGTATTCTGGCAGGGCGCCGAATTGTACCGCGCAGCCTCCAAAGACCAGGAGATGATAAAAAAATATTCCCATGGGACACCCACTGACTGGGTGGAGCGCAATGTTTACAGTCGTTTCAGTTCCAAGGGTATTCTCATTATGCTGTTGGCCGACTTGATTCTGTTCGGCATTCCCGGCATTACCATCTGGGCTATTCAGATGATGTGGATTCCACTGCACGCGGCAGGCGTTGTCAATGGAATTGGCCATTACTGGGGGTATCGTAATTTTGAATGCCCGGATGCTGCGACCAACATTTTCCCCTGGGGATTCTGGATTGGTGGTGAAGAATTGCATAATAATCACCACACGTTCGCTTCTTCTGCCAAATTTTCTGTAAAGTGGTGGGAATTTGATATTGGCTGGTTTTATATTCGTTGCCTGTCCTTGCTGAAATTGGCCAAGGTTAAAAAACTGCCCCCCAAACTGGCGATGGAAGAAGGCAAGCTGCACGTGGATTTGGAGACAGTAAAAGCGGTCGTCAGCAATCGGTTTCAGGTAATGTCCTACTATTACAAGCGGGTTGTCCGCCCTATTCTCAAGATGGAAAAGCGTATCCATACGGAGAACAATAGCGATAAAAAACTGTTCCAGCGCGCTGGACGTCTCCTGCGGCTTCAAGACAGTTTGTTATCGCCACGTGCAAACACAAAACTGCAGGCGTTACTGGCGAGCTGTGAGCAATTGCGCCTGGTTTATACTTACCGGCAATCGCTGCAGAACATCTGGCTTAAGACGGCAAGTTCGCAGCGTGAGCTGGTCGATGCCTTGCAGCAATGGTGCAAGCAGGCAGAGGAATCGGGTCTTGAAGTATTAAAGCAATTTGCCCAGCAAATGAAAGGCTTTGTACCCAAACCCGTCAAAATCTGA
- a CDS encoding phasin family protein, translated as MVNQAYFEKWSEIAKKVQEPVQAIAELNVKTLQNLSYIKPDELANLKKPEELFDKQMNVALENGHKALDYMQKSFQIIEKAMLNFAKDVKKTEQAVK; from the coding sequence ATGGTAAACCAAGCTTATTTTGAAAAATGGAGCGAAATCGCCAAGAAGGTTCAAGAACCTGTTCAAGCCATCGCTGAGTTAAATGTCAAGACCTTGCAAAACCTGTCTTACATTAAGCCCGATGAGTTGGCAAACTTGAAAAAGCCGGAAGAGTTGTTTGACAAGCAAATGAATGTTGCGCTGGAAAACGGTCACAAGGCATTGGACTACATGCAAAAATCGTTTCAAATCATTGAAAAGGCCATGTTAAATTTCGCTAAAGATGTTAAAAAAACAGAACAAGCGGTTAAATAA
- a CDS encoding DUF1415 domain-containing protein — MMNHSEEVIAQTRHWVRHFIIEYGICPFAKREVDRQTLRLAVADSQNTEQALLQLMEEVSLLDRDSAIATTLLIFPRQFQSFFDYLDFLDLAEQLLNDSGYEGVYQLASFHPDYCFDHVDFNDAANYTNRSPYPMLHLLREDQVEQAIAYYGDTSRIPLRNIEKMHELGVTALEECLASCRLGSENGEK, encoded by the coding sequence ATGATGAATCATTCTGAAGAGGTCATTGCCCAAACCCGGCATTGGGTCCGGCATTTTATAATCGAATACGGGATTTGCCCTTTTGCCAAACGGGAAGTGGATCGCCAGACGCTTCGCCTTGCGGTTGCAGATAGCCAGAATACAGAACAGGCCTTGTTGCAATTAATGGAGGAGGTGTCTTTATTGGATAGGGACTCTGCCATTGCCACCACCCTGCTCATTTTCCCCAGGCAGTTCCAATCCTTTTTCGACTACCTGGATTTCCTGGATTTAGCCGAGCAACTCTTAAATGACAGCGGCTATGAAGGGGTTTATCAACTGGCCAGTTTTCATCCTGATTATTGTTTCGACCACGTTGATTTTAACGATGCCGCCAATTACACCAACCGCTCCCCTTATCCCATGCTGCATCTGTTGCGTGAAGACCAGGTTGAACAGGCCATTGCCTATTATGGCGACACCTCACGAATTCCGCTGCGCAACATTGAAAAAATGCATGAGCTTGGCGTTACTGCACTGGAAGAATGTCTCGCTTCCTGCCGTCTTGGCAGCGAAAATGGAGAAAAATAA
- a CDS encoding alpha/beta hydrolase translates to MTHDAELSHIMQVVAEKSLKLMTEFQTQPTQVLDLIKQYSDVTNDFISLMLTLLKNPEQVWQMQVAYWKDAMSLAQDQFSHWLEGKAMPIDDKRFSSEEWVNNPFFNLLSQHYLLASEHMNCLLEQIDYGDKQLAKRIQFFTRQYLDALSPANYLHTNPQLMAETIQSHGKNLLKGLQNLLTDMESGSTRLIIKMTDTDAFKIGENLATTAGKVIFRNDMMELIQYSPQTEKVNSIPLLMIPPWINKYYILDLSPHNSFVKWVVEQGITVFMISWVNPDASYANKGLYNYLDEGPMTAINIIRKQLNVKKVNTLGFCIGGTLLACLLAYYNASKTMPVHSATFLAAMIDFSDPGDISVFIDEHQIARLEEQMQLKGYLDGRFMASTFNSLRANDLVWSFFIKNYLQGKNPVPFDILYWNADATNMPAKMHSTYLRWMYLHNYLVKPGKVLLNHVPIDVTQITIPTFFVSTLKDHIAPWKTTYKGFELMKGKKRFLLGGSGHIAGIVNPPNVEKYGYYRNYNTHQTADEWFNEATHLAGSWWPEWMSWLKKESGKMIQAPVLAELPYPGIVNAPGTYVFKTYKSEVTTSPAASTG, encoded by the coding sequence ATGACTCACGACGCGGAACTTAGCCATATCATGCAGGTCGTGGCTGAAAAAAGTCTTAAGCTGATGACGGAGTTTCAGACGCAGCCCACGCAGGTACTGGATTTAATCAAGCAGTATTCCGATGTAACCAATGATTTCATTTCGCTGATGCTGACATTGCTTAAAAATCCAGAGCAGGTCTGGCAAATGCAGGTCGCCTACTGGAAAGACGCCATGAGTCTGGCGCAGGACCAGTTCAGTCACTGGCTTGAAGGCAAAGCCATGCCGATAGATGATAAACGCTTCAGCAGCGAGGAATGGGTCAATAATCCTTTTTTTAATTTGTTAAGCCAGCATTACCTTTTAGCCAGCGAACACATGAACTGCCTGCTTGAACAAATCGATTACGGCGACAAGCAGCTGGCTAAACGCATTCAGTTTTTTACCCGCCAATACCTCGATGCCCTGTCGCCTGCGAATTACCTGCATACCAACCCCCAACTGATGGCCGAAACCATTCAAAGCCATGGCAAAAATTTATTGAAAGGATTACAAAATCTGCTCACGGATATGGAATCCGGCTCCACCCGGCTCATTATCAAAATGACGGACACCGATGCGTTTAAAATTGGGGAAAATCTGGCAACCACAGCCGGCAAAGTCATTTTCCGCAATGACATGATGGAGCTCATCCAATATTCGCCGCAAACGGAAAAGGTCAATTCCATTCCACTGCTGATGATTCCGCCCTGGATCAATAAATACTACATCCTTGATCTAAGCCCGCACAATTCCTTTGTTAAATGGGTAGTGGAACAGGGGATTACCGTGTTCATGATTTCATGGGTCAATCCGGATGCCAGTTATGCCAATAAGGGTCTGTACAATTACCTTGATGAAGGCCCGATGACCGCCATTAACATCATTCGCAAGCAATTGAATGTCAAGAAAGTCAACACCCTGGGCTTTTGTATCGGCGGCACCTTATTGGCCTGCCTTCTGGCCTATTACAATGCCAGCAAAACCATGCCGGTTCATAGCGCAACCTTTCTCGCCGCGATGATTGATTTCAGCGATCCCGGCGATATTTCGGTCTTTATTGATGAGCATCAAATTGCGCGTCTTGAAGAGCAAATGCAACTGAAAGGTTATCTGGATGGGCGGTTTATGGCCAGTACGTTTAATTCCCTGCGGGCCAATGATTTGGTCTGGAGTTTTTTCATTAAAAATTACCTGCAGGGGAAAAATCCGGTTCCCTTTGACATCCTCTACTGGAATGCCGATGCCACCAACATGCCGGCGAAAATGCATTCGACTTATTTGCGCTGGATGTATTTGCATAATTACCTGGTTAAGCCCGGTAAAGTGTTGCTCAATCACGTCCCGATTGACGTCACCCAGATTACTATTCCCACATTCTTTGTTTCCACACTGAAAGATCACATTGCCCCCTGGAAAACCACTTACAAGGGCTTTGAGTTGATGAAAGGCAAAAAGCGTTTCCTTCTGGGCGGCTCAGGCCACATTGCCGGGATTGTCAATCCGCCCAATGTGGAAAAGTACGGGTATTACCGCAATTACAATACTCACCAAACAGCGGATGAATGGTTCAATGAGGCGACGCATCTTGCCGGCTCCTGGTGGCCCGAATGGATGTCCTGGCTTAAAAAAGAGTCAGGAAAAATGATCCAGGCGCCGGTGTTGGCTGAGCTGCCCTACCCTGGCATCGTCAATGCCCCGGGAACGTACGTGTTTAAAACGTATAAAAGTGAAGTAACCACCAGTCCTGCGGCATCCACCGGTTAA
- the phbB gene encoding acetoacetyl-CoA reductase has product MEKMTAVVTGGTGGIGTAICQKLASEYQVIACYFKDGKHEEAKAWQEQQRKAGFNVDIVYADMASFADCEKLVSLVNERYGHIDVLVNNAGITADCSLRKMTPQQWQQVLDANLTSVFNITRNVLPAMLDKGYGRIITISSINGRKGQFGQCNYAASKAALFGFSKSLALEVASKGITVNTISPGYIETPMLAGVKEDVLKTIISNIPVGRLGRPEEIADAVAFLAARESGFITGANLDINGGQYM; this is encoded by the coding sequence ATGGAAAAAATGACAGCCGTTGTAACTGGAGGTACAGGAGGCATTGGCACTGCGATTTGCCAAAAATTAGCTTCTGAGTACCAGGTGATCGCTTGCTACTTCAAGGATGGAAAGCATGAAGAAGCCAAAGCCTGGCAAGAGCAGCAACGCAAAGCCGGTTTTAATGTCGATATTGTTTATGCGGACATGGCAAGCTTTGCTGATTGCGAAAAGCTGGTTTCCCTGGTGAACGAGCGTTACGGCCACATCGATGTTCTGGTGAATAATGCCGGGATTACTGCCGATTGCAGTCTTAGAAAAATGACTCCTCAGCAGTGGCAGCAGGTACTCGATGCCAATCTGACCAGTGTCTTTAATATTACCCGCAATGTATTGCCTGCCATGCTTGACAAGGGTTATGGCCGTATCATAACCATCTCGTCAATCAATGGCCGTAAGGGCCAGTTTGGCCAGTGTAACTATGCTGCCAGCAAGGCTGCCTTGTTTGGTTTCAGCAAGAGTCTGGCATTGGAAGTGGCCAGCAAAGGCATTACTGTCAATACCATTTCGCCAGGGTACATTGAAACACCGATGTTGGCAGGAGTAAAAGAGGACGTATTAAAAACTATTATTTCCAATATTCCTGTTGGGCGTTTAGGTCGACCTGAAGAAATTGCTGACGCCGTGGCTTTTCTGGCTGCCCGCGAATCAGGCTTTATTACCGGTGCCAATCTGGATATTAATGGCGGTCAATACATGTAA
- a CDS encoding polyhydroxyalkanoate synthesis regulator DNA-binding domain-containing protein: MTRLIKKYKNRRLYDTEKSQYITVEELQRYIIDGIAFRVEDSVTNNDITNTTLLQIFVEMESGASQFLSADMLKQLIILANHPMSQSFKKMLEQLFVTMEKSLKGNPYLSDYKNTSDRWSQHMQQLLTQWQGFFK, from the coding sequence ATGACTAGACTTATTAAGAAATACAAAAACAGGCGATTATACGATACTGAGAAAAGCCAATACATCACCGTTGAAGAGTTACAGCGTTATATCATCGATGGAATTGCCTTCCGAGTGGAGGATTCTGTCACCAACAACGACATTACCAATACCACCTTACTGCAGATTTTTGTGGAAATGGAAAGTGGCGCCAGCCAGTTTTTATCGGCCGACATGTTAAAACAGCTCATTATTCTGGCCAATCACCCGATGAGTCAGTCTTTTAAAAAAATGCTGGAACAACTGTTTGTGACCATGGAAAAATCCCTGAAGGGTAATCCCTATTTAAGTGATTATAAAAACACCAGTGATCGTTGGTCGCAACACATGCAGCAACTCCTCACGCAGTGGCAGGGATTTTTTAAATAA
- a CDS encoding UbiX family flavin prenyltransferase, producing MAKKERIIIGISGASGIIYGIRLLEILRQLSVETHLIVTKAAQQTRHYETTCTAADIEQLASHYYNINDVAACLASGSYKTLGMIIAPCSMRTLADIASGCTSNLLTRAADVILKERRKLVLMARETPLHLGHLRNMVSVTEMGAIIAPPVPAFYTKPTTLDDVVNHTVGRILDLFDFDLDLVRRWGDTLHKAD from the coding sequence ATGGCTAAGAAAGAACGAATCATCATCGGCATCAGCGGCGCTTCAGGCATTATCTATGGCATTCGTTTGCTTGAAATTTTACGGCAACTGTCCGTGGAAACCCATCTGATTGTGACGAAAGCGGCGCAACAAACTCGCCATTATGAAACCACCTGCACAGCCGCGGATATTGAACAGCTAGCCAGCCATTATTACAACATCAATGACGTTGCCGCCTGCCTCGCCAGTGGCTCCTATAAAACCTTAGGCATGATCATCGCCCCTTGCTCCATGCGCACGCTGGCTGACATTGCCAGCGGGTGTACCAGTAATTTATTAACCCGGGCAGCCGATGTGATCTTGAAAGAGCGACGCAAACTGGTGCTCATGGCGAGAGAAACACCACTGCATTTGGGGCATCTGCGTAACATGGTGAGCGTAACCGAAATGGGAGCCATTATTGCTCCGCCCGTCCCTGCCTTCTATACAAAGCCCACCACCCTGGATGATGTGGTCAATCACACGGTGGGGCGTATTCTCGATCTTTTTGATTTTGATCTGGATCTTGTGAGACGATGGGGAGACACTCTTCATAAAGCGGACTAA
- a CDS encoding DMT family transporter, producing MWIVFALLAALLWGLNYSLAEKLLHSLSIFTLLALEMLLGAVVFSLLAGLTSFKKDWHTLSNQPDLLILTLTQIVVVSVASYLIALSVRAKNATAAGIIELIYPLFTIFFTWLLFRENHANSSVLIGGTLIFIGVLIISQG from the coding sequence ATGTGGATAGTATTTGCTTTATTGGCAGCCCTGCTCTGGGGTTTAAATTATTCTCTCGCGGAAAAACTCCTGCACAGCTTGTCCATTTTTACTCTGCTGGCGCTGGAGATGCTCCTTGGCGCGGTGGTCTTCTCCCTGCTTGCCGGTCTGACCTCTTTTAAAAAAGATTGGCATACGTTGAGCAATCAGCCTGATTTACTGATTCTTACGCTGACTCAGATTGTCGTGGTTAGCGTGGCAAGTTACCTGATTGCACTGTCTGTGCGGGCCAAAAATGCCACTGCCGCAGGCATCATTGAATTAATTTATCCCCTGTTCACTATTTTCTTTACCTGGTTGCTGTTTCGTGAAAATCATGCCAATTCCTCCGTTTTGATTGGCGGCACCCTCATTTTCATTGGAGTGTTGATTATCAGTCAGGGCTAG
- the mutM gene encoding bifunctional DNA-formamidopyrimidine glycosylase/DNA-(apurinic or apyrimidinic site) lyase — translation MPELPEVETTKEGIKPFLLAQEIAGLMIRDSRLRKPVPPQLAACCIGKKIIEVSRRAKYILIHLEEGYLLIHLGMTGHLRLLKNNAPPPKKHDHIDLLLTDGGLLRYNDPRRFGLWLYLADDPDDHPLLRHLGPEPLSDAFDGDYLFEKAKRKTQTIKSFIMDNRIVVGVGNIYATESLFLAGLHPFTPAGCVSREQFNCLSVHIQAVLRRAIEAGGTTLRDFYDKDGKPGYFTQKLQVYGRKNQPCVHCRCAIEVKIIGGRSSAFCPQCQPVPAAE, via the coding sequence ATGCCAGAATTACCTGAAGTCGAAACCACCAAGGAAGGCATTAAACCGTTTCTATTGGCACAGGAAATCGCCGGGCTGATGATCAGGGACTCACGCCTGCGCAAGCCGGTACCGCCCCAATTGGCCGCATGCTGCATCGGCAAGAAAATTATTGAGGTGAGCCGGCGCGCCAAATACATTCTCATTCACCTCGAAGAGGGGTATCTTCTTATTCATTTGGGCATGACCGGGCATCTGCGTCTGCTTAAAAACAACGCACCCCCGCCCAAAAAGCATGATCATATCGACTTGCTGTTAACCGATGGCGGGCTTCTTCGGTACAACGATCCCCGCCGTTTTGGCTTGTGGTTATACCTTGCCGATGATCCGGACGATCATCCCCTGTTGCGTCACCTGGGACCAGAACCTTTAAGTGACGCGTTCGATGGCGACTATTTATTTGAAAAGGCAAAACGTAAAACCCAAACCATCAAATCCTTCATCATGGACAATCGGATTGTGGTGGGAGTGGGCAATATTTACGCCACTGAAAGTCTGTTTCTGGCCGGCCTTCACCCCTTCACACCCGCAGGATGCGTAAGCCGCGAACAATTCAACTGCCTGAGTGTGCATATCCAGGCTGTATTGCGGCGCGCCATTGAAGCCGGAGGCACCACACTTCGCGATTTTTATGATAAAGACGGCAAGCCCGGCTATTTTACCCAGAAGCTTCAAGTCTATGGCCGTAAGAATCAACCCTGCGTTCACTGCCGTTGTGCCATTGAGGTCAAAATCATTGGCGGAAGAAGTTCAGCCTTCTGCCCTCAATGCCAGCCTGTACCGGCAGCGGAGTGA
- the phbB gene encoding acetoacetyl-CoA reductase, protein MEKDKVILVTGGTGDIGTAIAIELSKRYGQIIALDVVSEVQATEWLNHLKQEGHEQIAFRHMDVTRFDECQQTVADILVEYGRIDVLINNAGITRDAVFHKMTKQQWDEVLRVNLDGMFNVTRPVVEVMRNQESGRIVNVSSVNAQKGQFSQANYAASKAGIYGFTKSLAQELMSKNITVNSISPGYVNTRLMKGIRPDILDSIINLIPAKRLAEPQEIAWAVEFLIDERSRYITGANLSINGGLHMY, encoded by the coding sequence ATGGAAAAAGACAAGGTTATATTGGTAACAGGGGGCACTGGCGATATTGGTACTGCCATTGCCATTGAGTTAAGCAAACGGTATGGTCAAATCATTGCGTTGGATGTGGTTTCGGAGGTGCAGGCTACTGAATGGCTGAACCATCTGAAGCAAGAAGGCCATGAACAAATCGCTTTCCGCCACATGGATGTGACCCGCTTTGACGAATGCCAGCAAACTGTTGCCGATATTCTTGTCGAATATGGACGTATCGACGTGTTGATTAATAACGCAGGAATTACCCGTGATGCCGTATTCCATAAAATGACCAAACAACAATGGGATGAGGTCCTGCGTGTAAATCTCGATGGCATGTTTAACGTGACTCGTCCGGTGGTTGAGGTCATGCGTAACCAGGAAAGTGGCCGCATTGTCAATGTGTCGTCCGTGAATGCGCAGAAAGGCCAATTTTCTCAGGCCAATTATGCCGCTTCCAAGGCCGGTATTTATGGTTTTACCAAGAGCCTGGCCCAGGAGTTGATGAGTAAAAACATTACGGTAAACAGCATTTCTCCTGGTTATGTCAATACCCGTCTTATGAAGGGGATTCGGCCTGATATTCTGGATTCAATCATTAATTTAATTCCGGCAAAACGCCTGGCAGAACCGCAGGAAATAGCCTGGGCTGTTGAGTTTTTAATTGATGAGCGAAGCCGCTACATTACCGGCGCCAATTTAAGTATTAACGGCGGCCTGCACATGTATTAA